The Paenibacillus sophorae genome has a segment encoding these proteins:
- a CDS encoding L,D-transpeptidase family protein, with translation MFMPKMLLIIHLFIILNPNTTANPSQNQEKISIMVDPLKNQLFLYSNNQLIKKYPIALGKPETPSPVGEYVVINKYKNWGKGFGTRWIGLNVPWGTYGIHGTNRPYSIGHNASHGCIRMHNHDVEELYEFVRVGTKISFRGHVLGKLGANPRRLAKGDSGGDVQIIQYRLRSAGFYNGECNGKFNSSTEIALKDYEKKHGLPVDGVAGFHDYIHLGLVE, from the coding sequence ATGTTCATGCCTAAGATGCTTTTAATTATTCATTTGTTCATCATTTTAAATCCTAATACCACTGCAAATCCTTCTCAAAATCAAGAAAAGATATCTATAATGGTTGACCCTCTAAAGAACCAACTTTTCTTGTATTCTAACAATCAGCTTATAAAGAAGTATCCCATCGCTCTTGGAAAACCAGAAACGCCGTCGCCTGTGGGCGAGTATGTCGTAATTAACAAATATAAAAATTGGGGGAAAGGGTTTGGAACCAGGTGGATCGGACTTAACGTACCATGGGGAACATACGGTATTCACGGCACAAACAGACCCTATTCTATAGGCCATAATGCCAGTCATGGCTGTATACGAATGCATAACCATGATGTTGAGGAGTTATACGAATTTGTACGGGTGGGGACTAAAATAAGCTTTAGGGGCCATGTTCTTGGTAAACTGGGCGCCAATCCCAGACGTTTAGCAAAGGGAGACAGCGGCGGTGACGTTCAAATCATTCAATACCGTTTGCGAAGCGCAGGATTCTACAATGGTGAATGCAATGGTAAGTTCAACAGCTCAACCGAAATAGCGCTAAAAGATTATGAAAAGAAACACGGACTGCCCGTTGATGGCGTTGCCGGATTTCACGATTATATACACCTCGGCTTGGTTGAATGA